One part of the Nymphaea colorata isolate Beijing-Zhang1983 chromosome 8, ASM883128v2, whole genome shotgun sequence genome encodes these proteins:
- the LOC116259688 gene encoding oxysterol-binding protein-related protein 1C-like isoform X10 gives MHPFCCVTSTVNSEQNLVGDPVDMPVRSEVGGERETMSREASLRSFSISSAPAGDTGNGFRTSTASDQGRLRLADFSMRGSLHENYDLREVKLNNIVGSGISGILYKWVNYGKGWRPRWFVLQDGVLSYYKIHGPDKIEVNQETEKGAKVIGEVSYRRMSKRRNGSNHQRHNHHHQQNNHYQNGDCYSRGKPVGEVHLKVSSIRESKSDDKRFSIFTGTKRLHLRAETREDRVTWVEALQAVKDLFPRMSNSELMAPLNGITISTEKLRQRLLEEGLNEASILDCEQIMRTEFSTLQNQLILLKQKQSLLLDSLRQLERVV, from the exons ATGCATCCGTTTTGCTGCGTGACGTCCACTGTAAACAGCGAGCAGAATCTGGTGGGCGATCCCGTTGACATGCCCGTGAGGTCGGAGGTCGGAGGGGAACGGGAGACGATGAGCAGGGAGGCGTCTCTGCGGTCATTCTCTATCTCGTCGGCGCCGGCAGGAGATACTGGCAACGGGTTCCGGACATCGACGGCAAGCGATCAAGGCAGGCTCCGACTGGCGGATTTCTCAATGAGGGGGTCGCTTCATGAAAATTACGATCTCCGGGAGGTGAAGCTCAATAACATCGTTGGTAGTGGGATCTCAGGGATCCTCTACAAGTGGGTGAATTACGGAAAGGGGTGGAGGCCACGGTGGTTCGTTCTCCAGGACGGGGTACTGTCTTACTACAAGATCCATGGACCCGACAAGATCGAGGTGAACCAGGAAACGGAGAAGGGGGCCAAAGTCATCGGAGAGGTGTCCTACCGTCGTATGAGCAAACGCAGGAACGGAAGCAATCATCAACGCCACAATCACCATCATCAACAGAATAATCATTATCAGAATGGAGATTGCTACTCGCGGGGAAAGCCTGTCGGAGAAGTTCATCTCAAG GTCTCTTCCATTAGAGAGAGCAAATCGGATGACAAGAGATTCTCCATTTTTACCGGAACGAAAAGGCTGCACTTGAGAGCAGAGACTCGGGAAGATCGGGTTACCTGGGTGGAGGCCTTGCAGGCTGTGAAAGACTTGTTCCCCAGAATGTCAAATAGTGAACTTATGGCGCCACTTAATGGTATTACTATTTCCACGGAGAAGCTCAGGCAGCGATTATTAGAAGAAGGGCTTAATGAAGCCTCAATCCTGGACTGTGAACAGATCATGAGGACTGAGTTTTCAACGTTACAAAATCAGCTGATTCTTCTAAAACAGAAGCAGTCTCTGCTCCTGGATTCGCTACGGCAGCTAGAg
- the LOC116259688 gene encoding oxysterol-binding protein-related protein 1C-like isoform X9, whose protein sequence is MHPFCCVTSTVNSEQNLVGDPVDMPVRSEVGGERETMSREASLRSFSISSAPAGDTGNGFRTSTASDQGRLRLADFSMRGSLHENYDLREVKLNNIVGSGISGILYKWVNYGKGWRPRWFVLQDGVLSYYKIHGPDKIEVNQETEKGAKVIGEVSYRRMSKRRNGSNHQRHNHHHQQNNHYQNGDCYSRGKPVGEVHLKVSSIRESKSDDKRFSIFTGTKRLHLRAETREDRVTWVEALQAVKDLFPRMSNSELMAPLNGITISTEKLRQRLLEEGLNEASILDCEQIMRTEFSTLQNQLILLKQKQSLLLDSLRQLEAEDP, encoded by the exons ATGCATCCGTTTTGCTGCGTGACGTCCACTGTAAACAGCGAGCAGAATCTGGTGGGCGATCCCGTTGACATGCCCGTGAGGTCGGAGGTCGGAGGGGAACGGGAGACGATGAGCAGGGAGGCGTCTCTGCGGTCATTCTCTATCTCGTCGGCGCCGGCAGGAGATACTGGCAACGGGTTCCGGACATCGACGGCAAGCGATCAAGGCAGGCTCCGACTGGCGGATTTCTCAATGAGGGGGTCGCTTCATGAAAATTACGATCTCCGGGAGGTGAAGCTCAATAACATCGTTGGTAGTGGGATCTCAGGGATCCTCTACAAGTGGGTGAATTACGGAAAGGGGTGGAGGCCACGGTGGTTCGTTCTCCAGGACGGGGTACTGTCTTACTACAAGATCCATGGACCCGACAAGATCGAGGTGAACCAGGAAACGGAGAAGGGGGCCAAAGTCATCGGAGAGGTGTCCTACCGTCGTATGAGCAAACGCAGGAACGGAAGCAATCATCAACGCCACAATCACCATCATCAACAGAATAATCATTATCAGAATGGAGATTGCTACTCGCGGGGAAAGCCTGTCGGAGAAGTTCATCTCAAG GTCTCTTCCATTAGAGAGAGCAAATCGGATGACAAGAGATTCTCCATTTTTACCGGAACGAAAAGGCTGCACTTGAGAGCAGAGACTCGGGAAGATCGGGTTACCTGGGTGGAGGCCTTGCAGGCTGTGAAAGACTTGTTCCCCAGAATGTCAAATAGTGAACTTATGGCGCCACTTAATGGTATTACTATTTCCACGGAGAAGCTCAGGCAGCGATTATTAGAAGAAGGGCTTAATGAAGCCTCAATCCTGGACTGTGAACAGATCATGAGGACTGAGTTTTCAACGTTACAAAATCAGCTGATTCTTCTAAAACAGAAGCAGTCTCTGCTCCTGGATTCGCTACGGCAGCTAGAg GCAGAGGACCCGTGA
- the LOC116259688 gene encoding oxysterol-binding protein-related protein 1C-like isoform X7, whose protein sequence is MHPFCCVTSTVNSEQNLVGDPVDMPVRSEVGGERETMSREASLRSFSISSAPAGDTGNGFRTSTASDQGRLRLADFSMRGSLHENYDLREVKLNNIVGSGISGILYKWVNYGKGWRPRWFVLQDGVLSYYKIHGPDKIEVNQETEKGAKVIGEVSYRRMSKRRNGSNHQRHNHHHQQNNHYQNGDCYSRGKPVGEVHLKVSSIRESKSDDKRFSIFTGTKRLHLRAETREDRVTWVEALQAVKDLFPRMSNSELMAPLNGITISTEKLRQRLLEEGLNEASILDCEQIMRTEFSTLQNQLILLKQKQSLLLDSLRQLELTPYEINDGSCRSLEVEQPRRGPVRHPKL, encoded by the exons ATGCATCCGTTTTGCTGCGTGACGTCCACTGTAAACAGCGAGCAGAATCTGGTGGGCGATCCCGTTGACATGCCCGTGAGGTCGGAGGTCGGAGGGGAACGGGAGACGATGAGCAGGGAGGCGTCTCTGCGGTCATTCTCTATCTCGTCGGCGCCGGCAGGAGATACTGGCAACGGGTTCCGGACATCGACGGCAAGCGATCAAGGCAGGCTCCGACTGGCGGATTTCTCAATGAGGGGGTCGCTTCATGAAAATTACGATCTCCGGGAGGTGAAGCTCAATAACATCGTTGGTAGTGGGATCTCAGGGATCCTCTACAAGTGGGTGAATTACGGAAAGGGGTGGAGGCCACGGTGGTTCGTTCTCCAGGACGGGGTACTGTCTTACTACAAGATCCATGGACCCGACAAGATCGAGGTGAACCAGGAAACGGAGAAGGGGGCCAAAGTCATCGGAGAGGTGTCCTACCGTCGTATGAGCAAACGCAGGAACGGAAGCAATCATCAACGCCACAATCACCATCATCAACAGAATAATCATTATCAGAATGGAGATTGCTACTCGCGGGGAAAGCCTGTCGGAGAAGTTCATCTCAAG GTCTCTTCCATTAGAGAGAGCAAATCGGATGACAAGAGATTCTCCATTTTTACCGGAACGAAAAGGCTGCACTTGAGAGCAGAGACTCGGGAAGATCGGGTTACCTGGGTGGAGGCCTTGCAGGCTGTGAAAGACTTGTTCCCCAGAATGTCAAATAGTGAACTTATGGCGCCACTTAATGGTATTACTATTTCCACGGAGAAGCTCAGGCAGCGATTATTAGAAGAAGGGCTTAATGAAGCCTCAATCCTGGACTGTGAACAGATCATGAGGACTGAGTTTTCAACGTTACAAAATCAGCTGATTCTTCTAAAACAGAAGCAGTCTCTGCTCCTGGATTCGCTACGGCAGCTAGAg TTAACGCCATATGAAATTAATGATGGTAGCTGCAGAAGTCTTGAGGTTGAGCAACCTC GCAGAGGACCCGTGAGGCATCCCAAACTTTAG
- the LOC116259688 gene encoding oxysterol-binding protein-related protein 1C-like isoform X8 yields MHPFCCVTSTVNSEQNLVGDPVDMPVRSEVGGERETMSREASLRSFSISSAPAGDTGNGFRTSTASDQGRLRLADFSMRGSLHENYDLREVKLNNIVGSGISGILYKWVNYGKGWRPRWFVLQDGVLSYYKIHGPDKIEVNQETEKGAKVIGEVSYRRMSKRRNGSNHQRHNHHHQQNNHYQNGDCYSRGKPVGEVHLKVSSIRESKSDDKRFSIFTGTKRLHLRAETREDRVTWVEALQAVKDLFPRMSNSELMAPLNGITISTEKLRQRLLEEGLNEASILDCEQIMRTEFSTLQNQLILLKQKQSLLLDSLRQLELTPYEINDGSCRSLEVEQPRRKCGHCS; encoded by the exons ATGCATCCGTTTTGCTGCGTGACGTCCACTGTAAACAGCGAGCAGAATCTGGTGGGCGATCCCGTTGACATGCCCGTGAGGTCGGAGGTCGGAGGGGAACGGGAGACGATGAGCAGGGAGGCGTCTCTGCGGTCATTCTCTATCTCGTCGGCGCCGGCAGGAGATACTGGCAACGGGTTCCGGACATCGACGGCAAGCGATCAAGGCAGGCTCCGACTGGCGGATTTCTCAATGAGGGGGTCGCTTCATGAAAATTACGATCTCCGGGAGGTGAAGCTCAATAACATCGTTGGTAGTGGGATCTCAGGGATCCTCTACAAGTGGGTGAATTACGGAAAGGGGTGGAGGCCACGGTGGTTCGTTCTCCAGGACGGGGTACTGTCTTACTACAAGATCCATGGACCCGACAAGATCGAGGTGAACCAGGAAACGGAGAAGGGGGCCAAAGTCATCGGAGAGGTGTCCTACCGTCGTATGAGCAAACGCAGGAACGGAAGCAATCATCAACGCCACAATCACCATCATCAACAGAATAATCATTATCAGAATGGAGATTGCTACTCGCGGGGAAAGCCTGTCGGAGAAGTTCATCTCAAG GTCTCTTCCATTAGAGAGAGCAAATCGGATGACAAGAGATTCTCCATTTTTACCGGAACGAAAAGGCTGCACTTGAGAGCAGAGACTCGGGAAGATCGGGTTACCTGGGTGGAGGCCTTGCAGGCTGTGAAAGACTTGTTCCCCAGAATGTCAAATAGTGAACTTATGGCGCCACTTAATGGTATTACTATTTCCACGGAGAAGCTCAGGCAGCGATTATTAGAAGAAGGGCTTAATGAAGCCTCAATCCTGGACTGTGAACAGATCATGAGGACTGAGTTTTCAACGTTACAAAATCAGCTGATTCTTCTAAAACAGAAGCAGTCTCTGCTCCTGGATTCGCTACGGCAGCTAGAg TTAACGCCATATGAAATTAATGATGGTAGCTGCAGAAGTCTTGAGGTTGAGCAACCTC GACGAAAATGTGGACACTGTTCATAA
- the LOC116259688 gene encoding oxysterol-binding protein-related protein 1C-like isoform X6 — MHPFCCVTSTVNSEQNLVGDPVDMPVRSEVGGERETMSREASLRSFSISSAPAGDTGNGFRTSTASDQGRLRLADFSMRGSLHENYDLREVKLNNIVGSGISGILYKWVNYGKGWRPRWFVLQDGVLSYYKIHGPDKIEVNQETEKGAKVIGEVSYRRMSKRRNGSNHQRHNHHHQQNNHYQNGDCYSRGKPVGEVHLKVSSIRESKSDDKRFSIFTGTKRLHLRAETREDRVTWVEALQAVKDLFPRMSNSELMAPLNGITISTEKLRQRLLEEGLNEASILDCEQIMRTEFSTLQNQLILLKQKQSLLLDSLRQLEDENVDTVHKWRLSLTLRQRTREASQTLGNSETIVWNHKKGKNKKSEMKSSQSVFPKEVKQEVQGCEDK; from the exons ATGCATCCGTTTTGCTGCGTGACGTCCACTGTAAACAGCGAGCAGAATCTGGTGGGCGATCCCGTTGACATGCCCGTGAGGTCGGAGGTCGGAGGGGAACGGGAGACGATGAGCAGGGAGGCGTCTCTGCGGTCATTCTCTATCTCGTCGGCGCCGGCAGGAGATACTGGCAACGGGTTCCGGACATCGACGGCAAGCGATCAAGGCAGGCTCCGACTGGCGGATTTCTCAATGAGGGGGTCGCTTCATGAAAATTACGATCTCCGGGAGGTGAAGCTCAATAACATCGTTGGTAGTGGGATCTCAGGGATCCTCTACAAGTGGGTGAATTACGGAAAGGGGTGGAGGCCACGGTGGTTCGTTCTCCAGGACGGGGTACTGTCTTACTACAAGATCCATGGACCCGACAAGATCGAGGTGAACCAGGAAACGGAGAAGGGGGCCAAAGTCATCGGAGAGGTGTCCTACCGTCGTATGAGCAAACGCAGGAACGGAAGCAATCATCAACGCCACAATCACCATCATCAACAGAATAATCATTATCAGAATGGAGATTGCTACTCGCGGGGAAAGCCTGTCGGAGAAGTTCATCTCAAG GTCTCTTCCATTAGAGAGAGCAAATCGGATGACAAGAGATTCTCCATTTTTACCGGAACGAAAAGGCTGCACTTGAGAGCAGAGACTCGGGAAGATCGGGTTACCTGGGTGGAGGCCTTGCAGGCTGTGAAAGACTTGTTCCCCAGAATGTCAAATAGTGAACTTATGGCGCCACTTAATGGTATTACTATTTCCACGGAGAAGCTCAGGCAGCGATTATTAGAAGAAGGGCTTAATGAAGCCTCAATCCTGGACTGTGAACAGATCATGAGGACTGAGTTTTCAACGTTACAAAATCAGCTGATTCTTCTAAAACAGAAGCAGTCTCTGCTCCTGGATTCGCTACGGCAGCTAGAg GACGAAAATGTGGACACTGTTCATAAATGGAGGCTGTCATTGACTCTCAGGCAGAGGACCCGTGAGGCATCCCAAACTTTAGGGAACTCTGAGACAATTGTTTGGAATCACAAGAAGgggaagaacaagaaaagtgaAATGAAATCCAGCCAATCCGTCTTTCCTAAAGAGGTCAAACAAGAAGTGCAAGGTTGTGAGGACAAGTGA
- the LOC116259688 gene encoding oxysterol-binding protein-related protein 1C-like isoform X11 → MHPFCCVTSTVNSEQNLVGDPVDMPVRSEVGGERETMSREASLRSFSISSAPAGDTGNGFRTSTASDQGRLRLADFSMRGSLHENYDLREVKLNNIVGSGISGILYKWVNYGKGWRPRWFVLQDGVLSYYKIHGPDKIEVNQETEKGAKVIGEVSYRRMSKRRNGSNHQRHNHHHQQNNHYQNGDCYSRGKPVGEVHLKVSSIRESKSDDKRFSIFTGTKRLHLRAETREDRVTWVEALQAVKDLFPRMSNSELMAPLNGITISTEKLRQRLLEEGLNEASILDCEQIMRTEFSTLQNQLILLKQKQSLLLDSLRQLES, encoded by the exons ATGCATCCGTTTTGCTGCGTGACGTCCACTGTAAACAGCGAGCAGAATCTGGTGGGCGATCCCGTTGACATGCCCGTGAGGTCGGAGGTCGGAGGGGAACGGGAGACGATGAGCAGGGAGGCGTCTCTGCGGTCATTCTCTATCTCGTCGGCGCCGGCAGGAGATACTGGCAACGGGTTCCGGACATCGACGGCAAGCGATCAAGGCAGGCTCCGACTGGCGGATTTCTCAATGAGGGGGTCGCTTCATGAAAATTACGATCTCCGGGAGGTGAAGCTCAATAACATCGTTGGTAGTGGGATCTCAGGGATCCTCTACAAGTGGGTGAATTACGGAAAGGGGTGGAGGCCACGGTGGTTCGTTCTCCAGGACGGGGTACTGTCTTACTACAAGATCCATGGACCCGACAAGATCGAGGTGAACCAGGAAACGGAGAAGGGGGCCAAAGTCATCGGAGAGGTGTCCTACCGTCGTATGAGCAAACGCAGGAACGGAAGCAATCATCAACGCCACAATCACCATCATCAACAGAATAATCATTATCAGAATGGAGATTGCTACTCGCGGGGAAAGCCTGTCGGAGAAGTTCATCTCAAG GTCTCTTCCATTAGAGAGAGCAAATCGGATGACAAGAGATTCTCCATTTTTACCGGAACGAAAAGGCTGCACTTGAGAGCAGAGACTCGGGAAGATCGGGTTACCTGGGTGGAGGCCTTGCAGGCTGTGAAAGACTTGTTCCCCAGAATGTCAAATAGTGAACTTATGGCGCCACTTAATGGTATTACTATTTCCACGGAGAAGCTCAGGCAGCGATTATTAGAAGAAGGGCTTAATGAAGCCTCAATCCTGGACTGTGAACAGATCATGAGGACTGAGTTTTCAACGTTACAAAATCAGCTGATTCTTCTAAAACAGAAGCAGTCTCTGCTCCTGGATTCGCTACGGCAGCTAGAg AGTTAG